A single region of the Ascaphus truei isolate aAscTru1 chromosome 6, aAscTru1.hap1, whole genome shotgun sequence genome encodes:
- the SIDT2 gene encoding SID1 transmembrane family member 2, which yields MFALGPLLLLWPLAAALQGSQELGDKVIIQREAQFNKDYNDSVNSELQNIYAFNHTVFRNKTEGVRVSVNILSEQKGTPLLFGVRQKESVVSFQVPLTLRGLYQRNYQYKDVGRTLCQPPTHRESEMQFFYVDVSTLSEKNATYRLRVSRVGNFVLR from the exons ATGTTTGCTTTGGGCCCCTTACTCCTGCTCTGGCCTCTGGCTGCCGCCCTCCAGGGAAGCCAGGAATTAGGAGACAAGGTTATAATCCAGAGGGAAGCCCAGTTTAACAAGGACTACAATGATTCTGTAAACAGTGAGCTGCAGAATATATATGCCTTCAACCACACCGTGTTCAGGAATAAG ACAGAGGGGGTCAGAGTGTCCGTGAACATCCTGTCTGAACAGAAGGGGACGCCGCTGCTCTTTGGGGTCAGGCAGAAGGAGTCTGTGGTGTCTTTCCAAGTCCCGCTCACCCTACGAGGGCT GTACCAGCGTAATTACCAGTATAAGGATGTGGGGCGTACGCTGTGCCAGCCGCCGACTcatagagagtcagagatgcaGTTTTTCTACGTGGACGTTTCCACGCTGTCTGAGAAGAACGCCACATACCGCCTGCGTGTCAGCCGCGTGGGGAACTTCGTACTACGGTGA